One part of the Flavobacterium johnsoniae UW101 genome encodes these proteins:
- a CDS encoding DUF6370 family protein: MKKLIFMIFLFIGISTQAQDKKKFDKPTIVEASCGECQFGMKGKSCDLAVRIDGKSYFVDGTTIHDHGDAHSEKGFCNAISKALVTGEIKGNRFKATLFTLIDDKK; encoded by the coding sequence ATGAAAAAACTTATATTCATGATTTTCCTTTTTATTGGGATTTCAACTCAGGCACAAGACAAAAAGAAATTTGATAAACCAACAATTGTAGAAGCTTCTTGCGGAGAATGCCAATTTGGTATGAAAGGCAAAAGCTGTGATTTAGCAGTTCGCATCGACGGGAAAAGCTATTTTGTTGACGGAACTACGATTCACGATCATGGTGATGCACACTCAGAAAAAGGTTTCTGTAATGCAATAAGCAAAGCTTTAGTTACAGGAGAAATTAAAGGAAACAGATTCAAAGCAACTTTATTTACTTTAATCGACGATAAAAAATAA
- the purT gene encoding formate-dependent phosphoribosylglycinamide formyltransferase, with product MKILLLGSGELGKEFVIAAQRIGQTIIAVDSYENAPAMQVAHGFEVINMLDGEALDRIVAKHQPDFIVPEIEAIRTERFYDYEKQGITVVPSAKAANFTMNRKAIRDLAAKELGLRTAKYEYATSAEELQKAVLEIGIPCVVKPLMSSSGKGQSTIKTESDIEKAWQYAVAGSRGDVIEVIVEAFVDFHSEITLLTITQNDNPTLFCAPIGHRQERGDYQESWQPALVSEKDLYEAQDMAEKITEALGGAGLFGVEFFLTKEGVYFSELSPRPHDTGMVTLAGTQNFNEFELHLRAILSLPIFEITLEKAGASAVILASEDSTNPTFSGIEKVATLPKTDFRIFGKPTSRPYRRMGVVLSHDSLATPINEITERAKETAKLITVN from the coding sequence ATGAAAATATTACTCCTAGGTTCAGGCGAATTAGGCAAAGAATTTGTCATTGCCGCACAACGAATCGGACAAACCATAATTGCAGTTGACAGTTACGAAAACGCACCAGCCATGCAGGTTGCACACGGTTTTGAAGTCATCAATATGCTTGACGGCGAAGCACTTGACCGAATTGTAGCCAAACACCAACCAGATTTTATAGTTCCCGAAATAGAAGCCATTCGCACCGAACGTTTTTACGATTACGAAAAACAAGGAATCACCGTTGTTCCTTCAGCGAAAGCGGCAAACTTTACCATGAATCGTAAAGCTATTCGCGATTTAGCAGCAAAAGAATTGGGATTAAGAACAGCAAAATATGAATACGCAACTTCGGCAGAAGAACTTCAAAAAGCCGTTCTAGAAATTGGAATTCCTTGCGTGGTAAAACCATTAATGTCATCCTCAGGAAAAGGACAATCGACTATCAAAACAGAAAGCGATATTGAAAAAGCATGGCAATATGCCGTTGCGGGTTCGCGTGGCGATGTTATCGAAGTAATTGTTGAAGCATTTGTAGATTTCCATTCAGAAATTACGCTTTTAACAATTACTCAAAATGACAATCCAACTTTATTCTGCGCTCCAATTGGTCACAGACAAGAAAGAGGTGATTATCAGGAAAGCTGGCAGCCAGCTTTGGTTTCAGAAAAAGATTTGTACGAAGCACAGGATATGGCCGAAAAAATTACCGAAGCGCTTGGCGGAGCTGGACTTTTTGGTGTTGAATTTTTCCTTACTAAAGAAGGCGTTTATTTCTCTGAACTTTCTCCACGTCCGCATGATACTGGCATGGTAACTTTAGCCGGAACTCAGAATTTCAACGAGTTTGAATTGCATTTAAGAGCTATTTTAAGTCTTCCAATTTTCGAAATTACTTTAGAAAAAGCCGGAGCAAGTGCCGTAATTTTAGCATCAGAAGATTCGACAAATCCAACTTTCAGCGGAATCGAAAAAGTAGCCACCTTACCAAAAACTGATTTTAGAATTTTCGGCAAACCTACTTCAAGACCTTACCGCCGAATGGGAGTTGTTTTAAGCCACGATTCACTGGCAACTCCAATTAACGAAATAACAGAACGCGCCAAAGAAACGGCAAAATTAATAACTGTAAATTAA
- a CDS encoding peptidase U32 family protein, with protein sequence MKKKIEILAPARDLIGGMAAINSGADAVYIGAPQFGARSNANNSIEDVAELVKYAHLFNAQVFVVINTILYDNELETCRAMIWELYDIGVDALIIQDMAIMEMDLPPIVLHASTQANNRDADKIKFLKDAGIKRVVLARELNLHQIKTIYDHADVELEFFVTGALCVSFSGNCYMSVANGERSANRGSCAQNCRLPYNLIDGNGDTLIRNSHLLSIKDLDVSDQIPNLIEAGIVSFKIEGRLKDVAYVKNNVSYLRQKLDSYLEGSDKYIKASSGKCTYTFDSTLSRTFNRGYTDYFVNERHSSIGSWESPKSKGQYIGKLIRTVGNAYEIENGELLNNGDGLCFINENNEADGIYVNKAENGKVYPNVLKEIKDGTFIYRNNDAAFIKIVEREDSAIRKIGTTLLLTENENGFELIATDEDGNVSTVKLDHPKEKTKTGESIEENIKVQLAKTGFTPYSADEINVMFSENWFLPISKINEMRRNVFEQLSEIRLANYVREEHQLVKTSHPYPETKLDFMYNVSNKTARKFYERHGVTEIEKAFELQWDPGKSRVMTTKYCIKYELKKCPIHQKDIVGVKVKEPLVLKQGELEYKLKFNCKPCEMEIWEKDAEFEIEEDHFH encoded by the coding sequence ATGAAGAAGAAAATCGAAATATTAGCTCCTGCTAGAGATTTAATTGGAGGAATGGCAGCCATAAATAGTGGTGCAGATGCTGTATATATTGGTGCACCGCAATTTGGAGCACGCTCTAATGCCAACAACTCTATTGAAGATGTTGCCGAACTGGTAAAATATGCTCACTTATTTAACGCACAAGTTTTTGTGGTTATCAATACCATTTTGTATGATAACGAATTAGAAACTTGCCGCGCTATGATTTGGGAATTGTACGATATTGGTGTCGATGCATTGATCATTCAGGATATGGCGATTATGGAAATGGACCTGCCTCCTATCGTACTTCACGCCAGTACACAAGCCAATAACCGTGATGCTGATAAAATTAAATTCCTTAAAGATGCAGGAATTAAACGTGTCGTTTTAGCACGTGAATTGAACTTACATCAAATTAAAACAATATACGATCACGCTGATGTTGAACTAGAGTTTTTCGTAACTGGAGCATTATGTGTTTCTTTCAGCGGAAACTGCTATATGAGTGTGGCCAACGGAGAACGCAGTGCCAATCGTGGTTCATGCGCACAAAACTGCCGCTTACCTTATAACCTAATCGACGGAAACGGAGATACTTTAATCAGAAACAGTCACTTACTTTCGATTAAAGATTTAGATGTTTCAGATCAAATTCCGAATTTGATTGAGGCTGGAATTGTTTCTTTTAAAATCGAAGGAAGATTAAAAGACGTTGCTTACGTTAAAAATAACGTTTCTTATTTACGTCAAAAATTAGACAGCTATTTAGAAGGAAGCGATAAATATATCAAAGCCTCTTCAGGAAAATGCACGTATACTTTTGATTCTACTTTAAGCAGAACTTTCAACCGTGGTTATACGGATTATTTCGTAAACGAAAGACACAGTTCTATTGGTTCTTGGGAAAGCCCAAAATCAAAAGGACAATATATCGGTAAATTAATTAGAACTGTTGGAAACGCTTACGAAATCGAAAATGGCGAATTATTAAACAACGGTGACGGACTTTGCTTTATCAACGAAAATAATGAAGCCGACGGAATCTACGTAAACAAAGCCGAAAACGGAAAAGTATACCCAAACGTTTTAAAAGAAATCAAAGACGGAACTTTCATCTATAGAAATAACGATGCTGCTTTCATCAAAATTGTGGAGAGAGAAGACAGTGCCATCCGTAAAATCGGAACTACTTTATTGCTTACTGAAAATGAAAACGGTTTTGAATTAATCGCTACCGACGAAGACGGAAACGTAAGTACAGTAAAATTAGACCATCCGAAAGAAAAAACAAAAACTGGCGAATCGATCGAAGAAAACATTAAAGTTCAATTGGCAAAAACAGGTTTTACACCTTACAGCGCCGATGAAATCAATGTAATGTTCTCTGAAAACTGGTTCCTTCCTATTTCAAAAATCAATGAAATGAGAAGAAATGTTTTCGAACAATTATCAGAAATTCGTTTGGCAAATTATGTTCGTGAAGAACACCAATTGGTAAAAACGTCACATCCTTACCCAGAAACCAAACTGGATTTCATGTACAACGTTTCGAACAAAACCGCTCGTAAATTCTACGAACGCCACGGTGTAACCGAAATCGAAAAAGCATTCGAATTACAATGGGATCCAGGAAAATCTCGTGTAATGACAACCAAATACTGCATCAAATACGAGTTGAAAAAATGTCCGATACACCAAAAAGACATCGTAGGTGTTAAGGTAAAAGAACCATTGGTTTTAAAACAGGGAGAATTAGAATACAAACTAAAATTCAACTGCAAACCCTGCGAAATGGAAATCTGGGAAAAAGATGCCGAATTCGAAATTGAAGAAGATCATTTTCATTAA
- a CDS encoding ferritin-like domain-containing protein — protein MIHTDETTQEAVKTLEGLISILEDGKLGYTNAAEHVENPAMKTDFLEYARERALYIVELQDEINKLGKSTDNSGGGPLGALHRTWIDIKSAFTGGDTEAIINACITGEEAAIEKYKKALEENHLEHDQVYIVSKQLNGIQNTLSQIKMRAN, from the coding sequence ATGATACATACAGATGAAACCACACAAGAAGCTGTTAAAACTTTAGAAGGATTAATCTCAATTCTCGAAGATGGAAAACTAGGATATACAAATGCTGCAGAACATGTAGAAAATCCGGCAATGAAAACCGATTTTCTGGAATATGCCAGAGAAAGAGCTTTATATATTGTAGAATTACAAGACGAAATCAACAAACTAGGGAAATCAACAGATAATTCAGGCGGAGGTCCGCTTGGAGCTTTACACCGTACATGGATTGATATTAAATCAGCTTTTACAGGCGGTGACACAGAAGCCATTATAAATGCTTGTATTACGGGTGAAGAAGCCGCAATCGAAAAATATAAAAAGGCACTTGAAGAAAACCATTTAGAACATGATCAAGTATATATCGTTTCAAAACAACTAAACGGTATCCAGAATACTTTATCACAAATTAAAATGAGAGCAAATTAA
- a CDS encoding pyridoxal phosphate-dependent aminotransferase translates to MNHILSDRINNLATSQTLAMAALARELKAQGKDIISLSLGEPDFNTPDFIKEAAKKAIDDNYSTYSPVDGYQDLKEAICRKFKRDNDLEYKPSQIVVSTGAKQSLYNIAQVMLNDGDEVILPAPYWVSYFEIVKLSGGVPVEVPTSVETDFKITPEQLEAAITPKTKMMWFSSPCNPSGSVYSREELTALAKVLEKHPNIYVVADEIYEHINFSGTFCSIGSIPGMLEKTITVNGVAKAFAMTGYRIGYIGAPEFIAKACTKIQGQVTSGANSVAQRATITAVDADPSVLNEMVQAFHGRRDLVVGLLKEIPGVKINVPEGAFYVFPDVSSFFGKTLKGHEIKDANDVSMYLLAEANVATVTGDAFGNPNCIRFSYATSNDILKEALRRIKEALTA, encoded by the coding sequence ATGAACCATATTCTTTCGGACAGAATCAACAACCTTGCGACTTCACAAACATTGGCAATGGCCGCTTTGGCAAGAGAATTAAAAGCACAAGGAAAAGACATTATCAGTTTAAGTTTAGGTGAACCAGATTTCAATACACCAGACTTTATTAAAGAAGCTGCTAAAAAAGCAATCGACGATAATTATAGTACATATTCTCCAGTTGATGGATATCAGGATTTAAAAGAAGCTATCTGCAGAAAATTCAAAAGAGACAATGATTTAGAATACAAACCATCTCAAATTGTAGTTTCTACAGGTGCAAAACAATCTTTATACAACATTGCACAAGTAATGTTAAACGATGGTGACGAGGTAATTTTACCAGCACCTTACTGGGTTTCTTATTTCGAAATCGTAAAACTTTCTGGAGGAGTTCCGGTTGAAGTTCCAACTTCTGTAGAAACAGATTTTAAAATTACCCCAGAACAATTAGAAGCTGCAATCACACCAAAAACAAAAATGATGTGGTTCTCTTCTCCATGTAATCCTTCAGGATCTGTTTACAGCAGAGAAGAATTAACAGCATTGGCAAAAGTTTTAGAAAAACACCCAAATATTTACGTAGTTGCAGATGAAATTTATGAGCATATCAATTTCTCAGGAACTTTCTGCAGTATCGGTTCTATCCCAGGAATGTTAGAAAAAACAATCACTGTAAATGGAGTTGCAAAAGCATTTGCAATGACAGGATACAGAATTGGATATATTGGAGCTCCAGAATTTATCGCAAAAGCGTGTACAAAAATTCAAGGGCAAGTAACATCTGGTGCAAACTCTGTTGCACAACGCGCTACAATTACAGCTGTAGATGCTGATCCAAGCGTATTAAACGAAATGGTTCAGGCTTTCCACGGACGTAGAGATTTAGTAGTTGGATTATTAAAAGAAATTCCGGGAGTAAAAATCAACGTTCCAGAAGGTGCATTTTACGTATTCCCAGACGTTTCTTCTTTCTTCGGAAAAACTTTAAAAGGACACGAAATTAAAGATGCAAACGATGTTTCTATGTATCTTTTAGCTGAGGCAAACGTGGCAACAGTAACAGGAGATGCTTTTGGAAATCCAAACTGTATTCGTTTCTCTTATGCAACAAGCAACGATATTTTAAAAGAAGCTTTACGCAGAATCAAAGAAGCTTTGACTGCATAA
- a CDS encoding fatty acid desaturase family protein — MNNTAPTFARQDNLKFFRTLNSRVNNYFKENNIQKTGNWKLHLKAVILFAVFLTPYFLILTLNMPFWLMLLLSIIMGVGMAGVGMNVMHDGNHGSYSNKSWINKFMGGTIYVLAGNVYNWQVQHNVLHHTYTNIPGHDEDLDAGRIIRFTEHAEWHRFHRFQHYYSVFLYGLLTFNWALTTDFKQMRNYLKRKLSYGEPKSPKILWTTLIITKMIYVSIWIVLPILIGITWWKVLLGFFLMHYTAGLILSIVFQLAHVVDHTTNPTPNDLGEMDNTWAIHQLYTTTNFAPKNAIVNWYTGGLNHQIEHHIFPNISHIHYGKIAKIVKETAKECNLPYYEYKTMRSAVAAHFKHLRDLGMKPELAV, encoded by the coding sequence ATGAATAACACGGCTCCAACTTTTGCAAGGCAAGACAATCTGAAGTTTTTCAGAACACTTAATTCTCGGGTAAACAATTACTTCAAGGAGAATAATATTCAGAAAACCGGAAATTGGAAATTACATTTAAAAGCTGTTATTCTGTTTGCAGTTTTTCTAACTCCTTATTTCTTAATCCTTACGCTTAATATGCCTTTTTGGTTAATGTTGCTGCTTTCTATTATTATGGGAGTTGGAATGGCAGGTGTAGGAATGAATGTAATGCACGACGGAAATCACGGTTCTTACTCTAATAAAAGCTGGATCAACAAATTCATGGGCGGAACAATTTATGTTCTGGCTGGAAATGTTTACAACTGGCAGGTACAGCATAATGTGCTTCATCATACTTATACTAATATTCCTGGGCATGACGAAGATCTGGATGCCGGAAGAATTATTCGTTTTACAGAGCATGCAGAATGGCATCGTTTTCACCGTTTCCAGCATTATTATTCTGTTTTCTTATATGGGTTACTAACTTTTAATTGGGCTTTAACTACTGATTTTAAGCAAATGCGTAATTACCTTAAAAGAAAACTTTCTTATGGTGAACCAAAAAGTCCTAAAATTTTATGGACAACCCTTATTATCACTAAAATGATTTATGTGTCAATCTGGATTGTTTTACCAATTTTAATTGGAATTACCTGGTGGAAAGTTCTTCTTGGCTTTTTCCTAATGCACTATACAGCAGGTTTAATTTTAAGCATTGTGTTTCAGCTGGCGCATGTTGTAGATCATACTACAAATCCAACTCCAAATGATTTAGGCGAAATGGATAATACCTGGGCTATTCACCAATTGTATACTACAACTAATTTTGCTCCAAAAAACGCAATCGTAAATTGGTATACAGGCGGATTAAACCATCAAATCGAACATCATATTTTTCCAAATATCAGTCACATTCATTATGGCAAAATTGCAAAAATTGTAAAAGAAACCGCAAAGGAATGCAACTTACCGTATTATGAATACAAAACAATGAGAAGCGCCGTTGCTGCTCACTTCAAACATTTACGTGACTTAGGAATGAAACCTGAATTAGCAGTTTAG
- the rsmG gene encoding 16S rRNA (guanine(527)-N(7))-methyltransferase RsmG — translation MDEILKYFPNLTDLQIEQFQKLDFLYHNWNEKINVISRKDIDSLYTKHILHSLGIAKVMKFEPGTTVLDVGTGGGFPGIPLAILFPETRFYLIDVIAKKIKVVQGVVDALELKNVKAEQKRAELVKGDFDFIVSRAVTNMPDFVSWIKDKIKKQHKHKLKNGILYLKGGDLSEELKDFPAATLYDLSEIFEDEFFETKKVVHLPLKFKP, via the coding sequence ATGGATGAGATATTGAAATATTTTCCCAATTTGACCGATCTTCAAATCGAACAATTTCAAAAATTAGACTTTTTATACCACAATTGGAATGAAAAAATCAATGTTATTTCACGCAAAGACATTGATTCATTATATACAAAACACATTTTACATTCTTTAGGAATTGCTAAAGTTATGAAATTCGAACCTGGAACAACAGTTCTGGATGTTGGAACAGGAGGAGGTTTTCCTGGAATTCCGTTAGCGATTCTTTTTCCAGAAACTCGTTTTTATTTGATTGATGTTATTGCTAAAAAAATAAAAGTGGTTCAGGGCGTTGTAGATGCATTAGAATTAAAAAATGTAAAAGCAGAACAAAAACGTGCCGAATTGGTAAAAGGTGATTTCGATTTTATTGTGAGCCGTGCCGTAACTAATATGCCTGATTTTGTTTCTTGGATAAAAGATAAAATTAAAAAGCAGCACAAGCATAAACTAAAAAATGGGATTCTTTATCTTAAAGGTGGCGATTTGTCTGAAGAACTAAAAGATTTTCCTGCTGCAACCTTATATGATTTATCAGAGATATTTGAAGATGAATTTTTTGAAACTAAAAAAGTGGTTCATCTTCCTTTAAAGTTTAAACCTTAG